The following are encoded together in the Bubalus bubalis isolate 160015118507 breed Murrah chromosome 14, NDDB_SH_1, whole genome shotgun sequence genome:
- the DEFB123 gene encoding beta-defensin 123 — translation MKLLSLILAGLLLLSQLTPGGTRKCWNFHGKCRHKCFKKEKVYVYCTNNKLCCVKSRYLPKNLPWQI, via the exons ATGAAGCTCCTCTCGCTGATTCTGGCCGGACTGCTGCTCTTGTCCCAGCTCACTCCAG gTGGCACCCGAAAATGCTGGAATTTTCATGGCAAGTGCCGCCATAAATGCTTCAAGAAGGAAAAGGTCTATGTTTACTGCACAAATAATAAACTGTGCTGTGTGAAGTCCAGGTACCTGCCAAAAAACTTACCATGGCAAATCTAA